A window from Mycoplasma phocoeninasale encodes these proteins:
- a CDS encoding ribonuclease J → MKPTKIFGLGGMQEIGKSTLIIEYDQHIFIIDTGIKFCDSFVTGINGSIPDFTYLAENQDKIEGLFITHGHEDHIGGVPYLVQQVDIKRIYAPRIAIQYLKLKFDDLKIKKNIEFFETEKDAVWNFGDCQVDYWTAQHSIPDAFGIRIKTPNGSLMMTGDFRFDYTPIGNLTDFSKLKQIGDEGLDVLFSDSTNAMRPNHSPSESDILKDIKKYMLKAKKKIIVTAFASNLTRIKAIIELGAELKKKVIAFGRSMVDNIDIGRRLGYINAPDEIFIDKKNLSKYDEEELLILTTGSQGEELAGLAKMSYGKHPNITIKPKDTIIFSSSPIPGNRSKIELLVNRLYKLGAIIRENGIDGYLHTSGHAYKEEHLKIFQLTKPKYFMPYHGEYRMSVVHGYTATEAGVDPKNVIVAKLGDVYYLENHKIRLSDEKVYFGPVFIDGTVLSKSNSQILKERMELGENGFLNVIIAINKEKNIILGKPRVVSRGAFFVKNSLHLIEEVKRIVHGAVLYTIKNSTDWTVPQLKQLIIDRLAPFFYKQKRRNVVIIPTILFADKTSTDVDIKDSENNSKSKEVENKSKKNNNSKTGNNKTKSTKSNKKSTNINNNPKNNSSKKSTNKNKKSPVNSKRVTVEKSE, encoded by the coding sequence ATGAAACCAACAAAAATTTTTGGACTCGGAGGAATGCAAGAAATAGGAAAGAGTACTTTAATAATAGAATATGACCAACATATTTTCATTATTGACACTGGTATTAAATTTTGTGATTCTTTTGTAACCGGAATAAATGGATCGATTCCAGATTTTACCTACCTAGCAGAAAATCAAGATAAAATTGAAGGACTTTTCATAACACATGGGCATGAAGATCATATCGGCGGGGTGCCGTATTTGGTCCAACAAGTTGATATTAAACGCATTTATGCCCCTAGAATCGCAATCCAATATTTAAAGTTAAAATTTGATGACTTAAAAATCAAGAAAAACATTGAATTTTTTGAAACAGAAAAGGATGCTGTGTGAAATTTTGGAGATTGTCAGGTAGATTATTGAACCGCACAGCATTCGATTCCTGATGCCTTTGGAATTAGAATTAAAACGCCAAATGGTTCACTTATGATGACTGGTGATTTTCGGTTTGATTATACACCAATTGGAAATTTAACTGATTTTTCTAAGCTTAAACAAATTGGTGATGAGGGGCTAGATGTACTTTTTTCAGATTCAACTAATGCTATGCGTCCTAATCACTCTCCATCAGAAAGTGATATTTTAAAAGATATTAAAAAATACATGCTAAAAGCAAAAAAGAAAATTATTGTTACGGCTTTTGCCTCTAATTTAACTAGAATAAAAGCTATCATTGAACTTGGAGCTGAACTTAAGAAAAAAGTTATTGCCTTTGGACGTTCAATGGTTGACAATATTGATATTGGTAGAAGATTGGGTTATATTAATGCTCCCGATGAAATTTTCATTGACAAGAAAAACTTATCCAAATACGATGAGGAAGAGCTTCTAATTTTAACAACTGGATCACAAGGCGAAGAGCTTGCTGGTTTAGCAAAAATGTCATACGGAAAACATCCAAACATCACTATTAAACCAAAGGATACAATTATCTTCTCTTCAAGCCCAATTCCTGGTAATCGTTCAAAAATTGAACTACTTGTCAATCGACTATACAAATTAGGAGCTATTATTAGAGAAAATGGAATAGATGGTTATCTTCATACTTCAGGACACGCTTATAAAGAAGAACACCTTAAGATTTTTCAATTAACAAAACCTAAATACTTTATGCCATACCACGGTGAATATAGAATGAGTGTTGTCCATGGATATACTGCAACTGAAGCTGGAGTTGATCCAAAAAATGTTATTGTGGCCAAACTAGGTGATGTTTATTATCTAGAAAATCACAAAATTAGGTTGTCAGATGAAAAAGTTTATTTTGGACCTGTTTTTATCGATGGCACCGTCTTATCTAAATCTAACTCTCAGATCTTAAAAGAGCGCATGGAGCTAGGGGAAAATGGCTTTTTAAATGTTATTATTGCAATTAACAAAGAAAAAAATATCATTCTTGGTAAGCCTAGAGTTGTTTCTAGAGGAGCATTTTTTGTGAAGAACTCTCTTCACTTAATTGAAGAAGTAAAAAGAATTGTTCATGGTGCAGTATTGTATACAATAAAAAATTCAACTGATTGAACAGTCCCACAACTCAAACAATTAATAATTGACCGTTTAGCACCATTTTTCTACAAACAAAAACGAAGAAACGTTGTAATTATTCCAACGATTCTATTCGCAGACAAAACATCGACTGATGTTGATATTAAAGATAGTGAAAATAACTCAAAATCTAAAGAAGTAGAAAACAAAAGCAAAAAAAATAATAACTCCAAAACTGGTAATAACAAGACAAAATCAACAAAATCAAACAAAAAATCAACAAATATAAACAATAATCCTAAAAATAACAGCTCTAAGAAATCTACTAATAAAAATAAAAAATCTCCCGTAAATAGCAAAAGAGTAACAGTAGAAAAGAGCGAATAA
- the recO gene encoding DNA repair protein RecO: protein MEYETRGIILNRQEINEFDEIVSVLSERGRINIFAPGVRKAASKNNLNLQLYSLVDLEIITSKRSNLMPRLKRATLIKQIPINIMLKQEYDDIKYFFSKITSTKTKLIIDEYSEYIEYLAEEKNKTISYLLYKLMIIEGIAPRFDGCVECGRKDRLVDFEFHRGGFLCTFHSSNNKPLSLLNSLFWLNSTYISFADSCSPYDGSIIRKMIIQYLIEVL from the coding sequence ATGGAATATGAGACAAGAGGAATTATTTTAAATCGTCAGGAGATAAACGAATTCGATGAAATTGTAAGTGTGCTGTCAGAGCGTGGCAGAATTAATATTTTTGCTCCTGGTGTGCGAAAGGCAGCTTCTAAAAATAATCTTAACCTGCAGCTATACTCATTAGTTGATTTAGAAATAATAACTAGCAAAAGATCAAATTTAATGCCGCGACTAAAACGCGCCACCCTAATTAAGCAAATTCCTATCAATATTATGCTAAAACAGGAATATGATGATATTAAATATTTTTTTAGTAAGATAACATCAACTAAGACTAAGCTAATTATTGATGAATATTCTGAATATATCGAATATCTTGCTGAAGAGAAGAATAAAACTATTTCATATCTGCTCTATAAACTAATGATTATAGAGGGAATAGCTCCACGTTTTGATGGATGTGTAGAATGTGGGCGGAAAGACCGCCTGGTTGATTTTGAATTTCATCGTGGAGGATTTCTATGTACTTTTCATAGTTCAAATAATAAGCCCCTTTCTTTACTTAATTCCCTTTTCTGACTTAATAGCACTTATATTTCTTTCGCTGATTCATGTTCACCTTATGACGGCAGTATTATTCGCAAAATGATTATTCAATATTTAATCGAAGTTCTATAA
- the hinT gene encoding histidine triad protein HinT, protein MIERDTFQRIIDRDIPATIIYEDDKTIAFLDIDPVSKGHFLVVPKKYSKNLYDIKKEDLAYLMEIVKQLAIEQTDKLGASGFKLEMNNNESAGQSVFRTHIHVIPTYDE, encoded by the coding sequence ATGATAGAACGAGATACATTTCAGCGAATTATTGACAGAGATATTCCGGCCACAATTATTTATGAAGATGACAAGACGATTGCTTTTTTAGATATTGATCCAGTTAGCAAAGGTCATTTCCTTGTTGTTCCTAAAAAATATTCAAAAAATTTATATGACATTAAGAAAGAAGATTTAGCTTATTTAATGGAAATTGTTAAACAATTAGCAATTGAACAAACCGATAAATTAGGAGCTTCAGGCTTCAAATTGGAAATGAATAATAATGAATCTGCTGGACAATCTGTCTTTAGGACACATATCCACGTTATTCCTACATATGATGAATAA
- a CDS encoding HinT-interacting membrane complex lipoprotein P60, which yields MKKKLKFLFGAAPLAALPILALAASCTNKTEDGVNAGYQSRILKETITKNKIITKIADNYLEAFYEDELKLANSDEAKKDPILFLMTDTTTSSLNAKTKELFKYYAAAKLKEDPQFFWNLKSQFINANVDTNSFDPTPYAIPDDQQLNFILKNSDVITNSIRLELEKMLLIQIYFLKDRTEYKKLANNENGLDKYQLSMKAEIDKKDTPTSKRDLYNSFNFADDNLYLLKYLVDNPMIESWSFTDDRDMNLRLGQANISSFNDFNNLAKYQPSGIEQFEFNPTASANDHLIMTGSAENFDLKNLRAYKGFIKNAINAGDLSTSLTSLQNDLSSIFGFLDPKNNIVYSQDSFKFSKILAQEKNNPKIIETAALNTKAQTDKLTSFDSGDFTFEGLTQDSTNKSIYTKQIKVGSDSYTLQFEQKGTITFDGQALTVPMQLSVRELPNRHFYDFKSKLEYNATSKTFKGMDQLPEYNLDKYPTSVDVVKDNKIEAHYVVKVAPLYTNKKFKDAEQKDVERKVFSFDLTPWSNEKEQVIIANNIIAANTASLFREAVKYFKELGFRFNLQNINQDVLDALKVEGLA from the coding sequence ATGAAAAAGAAATTAAAATTTTTATTCGGTGCTGCTCCACTTGCAGCATTACCTATTTTAGCTTTGGCCGCTTCATGTACCAATAAAACTGAAGACGGTGTTAACGCTGGATACCAATCAAGAATATTAAAGGAAACAATCACTAAAAATAAAATCATTACTAAAATTGCTGATAATTATTTAGAAGCTTTTTATGAAGATGAACTAAAATTAGCAAATAGTGATGAAGCTAAAAAAGATCCAATTTTATTTTTAATGACAGATACTACAACATCATCTCTAAATGCTAAAACAAAAGAATTATTTAAATATTATGCAGCAGCAAAATTAAAAGAGGATCCCCAATTTTTCTGAAATTTAAAGTCACAATTTATTAATGCTAATGTTGACACAAACTCTTTTGACCCAACACCTTATGCCATTCCAGATGATCAACAACTAAACTTTATCCTAAAAAATTCTGATGTTATTACCAATAGCATTCGTTTAGAGTTAGAAAAAATGCTTTTAATTCAAATTTACTTTTTAAAGGATAGAACAGAATATAAGAAACTAGCTAATAATGAAAATGGTTTAGATAAATATCAACTATCAATGAAAGCTGAAATTGACAAAAAAGATACCCCAACTTCAAAAAGAGATTTATATAATTCTTTTAACTTTGCTGACGATAACTTATACTTACTTAAATATTTAGTTGATAATCCAATGATAGAATCTTGGTCATTTACTGATGATCGTGATATGAATCTAAGATTAGGTCAAGCCAATATTTCTTCATTTAATGATTTTAATAACCTAGCTAAATATCAGCCATCTGGCATAGAACAGTTTGAATTTAATCCAACCGCTTCAGCCAATGATCATTTAATTATGACAGGTTCAGCTGAGAATTTTGATCTTAAGAACCTAAGAGCATACAAAGGATTTATTAAAAATGCTATTAATGCCGGTGATCTATCAACCTCATTAACTAGTCTACAAAATGATTTATCATCGATTTTTGGTTTTCTAGATCCAAAAAATAACATTGTTTATTCACAAGACAGTTTTAAATTTTCAAAAATTCTAGCACAAGAAAAAAACAATCCAAAAATAATAGAAACTGCTGCACTTAATACTAAGGCACAAACCGATAAATTAACTTCTTTTGACAGTGGCGACTTTACATTTGAAGGCTTAACTCAAGATTCAACAAATAAATCAATTTACACTAAGCAAATCAAAGTCGGTAGTGATAGTTACACACTTCAGTTTGAACAAAAGGGTACAATTACTTTTGATGGTCAAGCGCTAACTGTACCAATGCAACTTTCAGTGAGAGAACTTCCTAACCGTCATTTCTATGACTTCAAATCAAAACTTGAATACAATGCGACATCAAAAACATTTAAGGGTATGGATCAACTACCAGAGTATAATCTAGATAAATATCCAACTTCGGTTGATGTTGTTAAGGATAACAAAATTGAAGCGCATTATGTTGTTAAAGTAGCGCCTTTATATACCAACAAGAAATTTAAAGATGCTGAACAAAAAGATGTGGAAAGAAAAGTATTTTCATTTGATTTAACCCCATGATCAAATGAAAAAGAACAAGTAATTATTGCAAATAATATTATTGCTGCAAACACAGCATCTCTATTTAGAGAAGCAGTGAAATATTTTAAAGAATTAGGCTTCAGATTTAACTTACAAAACATTAATCAAGATGTTTTAGATGCCTTAAAAGTAGAAGGATTAGCATAG
- a CDS encoding HinT-interacting membrane complex protein P80, whose amino-acid sequence MLRKNKKIETTEQKIKRKRILWGTFWGTALSAIVATGIAVPLLQAQKSLPKPSPILQENSPILDIISPGNKNKIISWGDVDKIHERLNASKNVSDGVESNLTKYLYEKEYEGSLWYEAVYNADKAKSDEKTFALPSVDKVRQEETSKINDLEKKFQDQYGLEKLWREKFLEQIATKEYGESKTKEAAIEFKVVQRLNEHAFRRYKTEVNSDFSYSELKNGIIANKDVYYTYNGERKDIAKKGETITLPFAIENENYVLPKEGDVEIKTNPKDEVKIPMFVTRSFIKELKNPSHFIAPWIQKKQSIISTLSLTAHPDFKDAKNPWVVTKEEVIKLLKFSAYPQKDNKVKIALGVDLLGGFEGLSTLLKKENISADDELKAQNDKKLIEYVASDAKMADKYGSKGFEDITSHLRAADAKDYIPLLSMLLGDANDNKGIFKFKSENNLFKNLKDNLIKLFGNNTFTYNGQSKTFKNILEMQSVEKSKSDNYVAEFAAYNDAIAKFINDMEDKTFARKFGEAFRNSFGDANNGYKVSTIIKTSEDQYVLVGETGIQIQNLFKLDSEAVIKRLIRNDLAIKSKAKYSNTLVSELFNLSTIFDEILTKDYTVNDLLKQDEFKNYIKQQEYKTIDDKTKKFTDDDIEKALSYQKSLNETLKFALINDKANKIKDYVTKQINSNVYSDYKFDSQSGKFTLEPHSQKDILDYLFNTIVDFIKDI is encoded by the coding sequence ATGTTAAGAAAAAATAAAAAAATTGAAACAACCGAACAAAAGATTAAAAGAAAAAGAATTCTTTGAGGTACTTTTTGAGGTACTGCTCTTTCGGCTATCGTTGCAACAGGAATAGCCGTTCCTCTTCTTCAAGCGCAAAAATCTTTACCAAAACCTTCGCCAATTTTGCAAGAAAATTCTCCAATTTTGGACATTATTTCACCAGGAAATAAAAATAAAATTATTAGTTGAGGTGATGTTGACAAAATTCATGAAAGATTAAATGCAAGTAAAAATGTTTCTGATGGAGTTGAAAGTAATTTAACTAAATATTTATATGAAAAAGAATATGAAGGATCTCTATGATATGAAGCTGTCTATAATGCTGATAAGGCTAAATCTGATGAAAAAACTTTTGCCTTGCCATCAGTTGACAAAGTTCGTCAAGAAGAAACTTCAAAAATTAATGATTTAGAAAAAAAATTCCAAGATCAATATGGTCTAGAAAAATTATGAAGAGAAAAATTTTTGGAACAAATTGCTACTAAAGAATATGGTGAATCAAAAACCAAAGAAGCAGCAATTGAATTCAAAGTTGTTCAACGACTAAATGAACATGCTTTTCGTAGATATAAAACTGAAGTTAATTCAGACTTTTCATACTCTGAACTTAAAAACGGAATTATTGCTAACAAAGATGTTTACTACACTTATAATGGTGAAAGAAAAGATATTGCTAAAAAAGGTGAGACTATTACATTGCCTTTTGCCATTGAAAATGAAAACTATGTGCTACCTAAAGAAGGTGACGTTGAAATTAAAACTAACCCTAAAGATGAGGTTAAAATTCCAATGTTCGTGACTCGTTCATTTATTAAGGAATTAAAAAATCCAAGTCATTTTATTGCTCCATGAATTCAAAAGAAGCAATCAATTATTTCAACACTTTCATTAACTGCTCACCCTGATTTTAAAGATGCTAAAAACCCATGGGTAGTAACTAAAGAAGAAGTTATTAAACTTCTAAAATTCTCAGCTTATCCACAAAAAGATAATAAAGTTAAAATTGCTTTAGGAGTTGACTTACTTGGTGGCTTTGAAGGTCTTTCGACTCTTCTTAAAAAAGAAAATATTTCAGCAGATGATGAACTAAAAGCTCAAAATGATAAAAAATTAATTGAATATGTTGCCTCTGATGCCAAAATGGCTGATAAATATGGATCAAAAGGCTTTGAAGATATTACTTCACATTTAAGAGCTGCTGATGCTAAAGACTACATTCCACTTCTATCGATGTTGCTAGGCGATGCTAATGACAATAAGGGAATATTTAAATTTAAGAGCGAAAATAACCTATTTAAAAATTTAAAAGATAACTTAATTAAATTATTTGGAAATAATACTTTTACTTATAATGGACAAAGTAAAACATTCAAAAATATTTTAGAAATGCAATCAGTAGAAAAATCTAAATCAGATAATTATGTTGCTGAATTTGCAGCTTATAATGACGCCATTGCTAAATTTATTAATGATATGGAAGACAAAACATTTGCGAGAAAATTTGGTGAAGCATTTAGAAACTCATTCGGTGATGCCAATAATGGTTATAAAGTTTCAACCATTATCAAAACTTCTGAAGACCAATATGTTTTAGTTGGTGAAACTGGAATTCAAATTCAAAATTTATTTAAATTAGATAGCGAAGCAGTCATTAAAAGATTAATAAGAAATGATTTAGCAATTAAATCAAAAGCTAAATATTCAAATACTCTAGTTTCTGAGCTATTTAATCTATCAACGATTTTTGACGAAATATTAACAAAGGATTACACCGTTAATGATTTATTAAAACAAGATGAATTTAAAAACTATATTAAGCAACAAGAATATAAAACCATTGATGATAAAACCAAAAAATTCACCGATGATGATATTGAAAAAGCACTAAGTTATCAAAAATCATTAAATGAAACTCTGAAATTCGCTTTAATCAATGATAAAGCAAATAAAATTAAAGATTACGTTACTAAACAAATTAACTCAAATGTTTACTCAGATTATAAATTTGACTCTCAAAGTGGTAAATTTACTCTTGAACCACATAGTCAAAAAGATATTCTTGATTATCTATTCAATACAATTGTTGACTTTATTAAGGATATATAA
- a CDS encoding ABC transporter ATP-binding protein: MAKDKKEKKLKKKSTDSNISDLNAVNIHRHKEPFEIKDDDVVIKVLDNATLKKFRLANNKPRKKDADFNKKNTGNFIVEIEDVKKTYLSGNVATDVLKGITLQVEKGEIAILYGKSGSGKSTLLNILSALDRPTSGSVIVNNVNLPYLNDAKQTLFRRENISFIFQNYNLLQNLNSYDNVETGAYLQKDKSKHLNIKKLFKDFNLEDCMYKYPSQMSGGQQQRVSILRAISKNSEIIVADEPTGALDEKTGLTVLKILQQINRDYGTTIIIVSHDPDVAELADKVIYLELGHIKEIKKQTRKWLIDPIKPEVTA; encoded by the coding sequence ATGGCCAAAGATAAAAAAGAAAAAAAACTGAAAAAGAAATCTACTGATAGTAACATCTCAGATCTAAATGCAGTTAATATTCATCGTCATAAAGAACCATTTGAAATCAAAGATGATGATGTGGTGATTAAAGTTTTAGATAATGCCACACTTAAAAAATTTCGTTTAGCAAATAATAAACCACGAAAAAAAGATGCAGATTTTAACAAAAAAAATACTGGTAACTTTATTGTGGAAATTGAAGATGTCAAAAAAACCTATCTATCTGGTAATGTTGCCACTGATGTTCTAAAAGGGATCACTTTACAAGTTGAGAAAGGCGAAATTGCCATCTTATACGGTAAATCAGGTTCAGGTAAATCAACGCTGCTAAACATTCTAAGTGCACTTGATCGTCCTACTAGTGGTTCAGTAATTGTTAATAATGTTAATTTACCATATTTAAATGATGCTAAACAAACATTATTTCGAAGAGAAAATATTTCTTTTATCTTCCAAAACTATAACCTGCTACAAAATTTAAATAGTTATGACAATGTTGAAACTGGTGCATATTTACAAAAAGATAAATCAAAACACTTAAATATCAAAAAACTATTCAAAGATTTTAATTTGGAAGATTGTATGTATAAATACCCTTCACAAATGTCAGGTGGTCAACAACAACGAGTTTCAATTTTAAGAGCAATTTCTAAGAATTCTGAAATAATTGTTGCTGATGAACCCACTGGTGCACTAGATGAAAAAACCGGTTTAACAGTGCTAAAAATTCTCCAACAAATTAATCGTGATTATGGGACAACCATTATTATTGTATCCCATGACCCTGATGTTGCCGAACTGGCTGATAAAGTTATTTATCTAGAACTTGGCCATATTAAAGAAATTAAAAAACAAACTCGTAAATGATTAATTGATCCAATAAAACCTGAAGTCACAGCTTAG